One Sphingomicrobium marinum genomic window carries:
- a CDS encoding DsbA family protein — protein MSENSWGPAIAGGAFGAVLTAIGGYFALQAAAPGMVRGALIDNPEMLVEASNALQTRQHAPTIEANRDLIETPYENSWVGAENPEVIMVEFFDYACGYCRQTKPDIDRLVEEMPNLRVVYRELPVLGQNSVLAARASMAASRAGKFKEFHDKLYGYDQLTQQAVAETLQELGLDPRIPESPEWDAELQKNFDLANQFGPPGTPMFVIGDRLIPAAEGYVSYKRAIDAALKDKS, from the coding sequence ATGAGCGAAAATTCGTGGGGGCCCGCCATCGCCGGCGGCGCATTTGGTGCCGTTCTGACCGCGATCGGCGGTTATTTCGCGCTACAGGCGGCAGCGCCCGGCATGGTGCGCGGCGCGCTTATCGACAATCCGGAAATGCTGGTCGAGGCGTCCAACGCGCTGCAGACGCGCCAGCACGCGCCTACGATCGAGGCCAACCGCGACCTCATCGAAACGCCCTATGAAAATAGCTGGGTCGGTGCCGAAAATCCCGAAGTGATCATGGTCGAATTTTTCGACTATGCCTGTGGATATTGCCGCCAGACCAAGCCCGACATCGACCGCCTGGTCGAGGAAATGCCCAACCTGCGTGTCGTCTATCGCGAACTGCCCGTTCTCGGACAGAACAGCGTGCTCGCGGCGCGTGCCTCGATGGCAGCCTCGCGCGCCGGCAAGTTCAAGGAATTTCACGACAAGCTGTACGGCTACGACCAGCTTACGCAGCAGGCGGTTGCCGAAACGCTTCAGGAACTGGGTCTCGATCCGCGCATTCCGGAAAGCCCCGAATGGGATGCCGAACTGCAAAAGAATTTCGACCTGGCCAACCAGTTCGGGCCGCCGGGAACCCCGATGTTTGTGATCGGCGACCGGTTGATCCCCGCCGCCGAGGGCTATGTCAGCTACAAGCGCGCCATCGATGCCGCGCTAAAGGACAAGAGCTAG
- a CDS encoding RlmE family RNA methyltransferase, with amino-acid sequence MSRGQGRGRSGGKQRVKTARRRSASSTAWLQRQLNDPYVKKAKAEGYRSRAAYKLIELDDRFKLLKGAEGVVDLGIAPGGWAQVVRQRIPKARVAGIDLLETDPIDGVEILQMDFMDEDAPERLMEALGGPADLVLSDMAANTVGHKSTDHLRTMGLIEAGLAFAVDVLRPGGAYVAKVLAGGADNNLIAELKRHFKTVKHAKPPASRKGSSEWYVVAQGFKGGA; translated from the coding sequence ATGAGTAGAGGACAGGGCAGGGGCCGCAGCGGCGGCAAGCAGCGGGTCAAGACCGCGCGGCGGCGCAGCGCCAGTTCGACCGCGTGGCTGCAGCGGCAACTGAACGATCCTTACGTTAAGAAGGCCAAGGCGGAAGGTTATCGCAGCCGCGCGGCCTACAAGTTGATCGAGCTCGATGATCGCTTCAAGCTGTTGAAGGGCGCCGAAGGCGTCGTCGATCTTGGCATCGCGCCGGGCGGCTGGGCGCAGGTGGTGCGCCAGCGCATCCCCAAAGCGCGCGTTGCGGGCATCGACCTGCTGGAAACCGATCCGATCGACGGCGTCGAAATCCTCCAGATGGATTTCATGGACGAAGATGCGCCCGAACGGCTGATGGAAGCCTTGGGCGGGCCGGCCGATCTCGTGCTGAGCGACATGGCGGCCAACACGGTCGGCCATAAATCGACCGATCACCTGCGGACGATGGGCTTGATCGAAGCGGGCCTAGCGTTTGCAGTCGATGTGCTGCGCCCGGGCGGCGCCTATGTTGCCAAGGTACTGGCCGGCGGGGCGGACAACAATTTGATCGCCGAGCTCAAGCGTCACTTCAAGACGGTTAAACACGCCAAGCCGCCCGCCAGCCGCAAGGGCTCGAGTGAATGGTATGTCGTCGCGCAGGGGTTCAAGGGCGGGGCCTAG
- a CDS encoding Ppx/GppA phosphatase family protein — protein MADQPDPRPAPRQGRRRRANKTPGPPRRRPERSYGALDLGTNNCRLLIARPENEGFKVIDAFSRIVRLGEGLASSGRLSDEAMDRAVSALGICAQKLRRRNVSIARSVATEACRRAANGRQFIDRVRRETGIVLDIIPPKEEARLAVLGCHKLLGPGDGPAVIFDIGGGSTELVLVEPGEDEPAIRAWWSAPWGVVSLTESEGRAALEGPDRVEAYARMRDRARDGFSRFSEWLPKDRDDIRLLGTSGTVTTLASVYLQLPSYDRRAVDGLHVPTGSMREISTLISELDFHGRSQLPCIGTERADLVVAGCAILDAILDIWPASELGIADRGIREGILRSLMARDGYQL, from the coding sequence ATGGCGGATCAACCCGATCCCCGGCCCGCACCGCGCCAAGGGCGCCGACGTCGGGCCAACAAGACTCCAGGCCCGCCACGGCGGCGGCCCGAGCGCAGCTATGGCGCGCTTGATCTCGGCACCAATAATTGTCGCCTGTTGATCGCCCGTCCCGAAAACGAGGGCTTCAAGGTCATCGATGCATTTTCGCGAATCGTCCGGCTGGGCGAGGGGCTGGCGAGCAGCGGACGCCTGTCCGACGAAGCAATGGACCGCGCCGTCTCCGCGCTCGGCATCTGTGCGCAGAAACTGCGCCGCCGCAACGTCAGCATTGCCCGTTCGGTCGCGACCGAGGCGTGCCGCCGCGCCGCCAACGGGCGCCAGTTCATCGATCGGGTGCGGCGCGAAACCGGAATCGTGCTCGACATCATCCCGCCCAAGGAAGAAGCGCGGCTGGCGGTGCTGGGCTGTCACAAGCTGCTCGGCCCGGGTGACGGCCCCGCCGTCATCTTCGACATTGGCGGCGGCTCGACCGAGCTGGTGCTGGTCGAGCCGGGCGAGGACGAGCCCGCGATCCGCGCCTGGTGGTCGGCGCCGTGGGGCGTGGTGTCGCTAACCGAAAGCGAGGGACGCGCAGCGCTTGAAGGGCCCGACCGGGTCGAGGCCTATGCGCGAATGCGCGACCGCGCGCGTGACGGATTCTCGCGCTTTTCCGAATGGTTGCCCAAGGACCGCGACGATATCCGCCTGCTTGGCACCAGCGGCACGGTGACGACGCTCGCGTCGGTATACCTGCAACTCCCCAGTTACGATCGCCGCGCCGTCGATGGACTGCATGTGCCGACGGGCTCGATGCGCGAGATTTCGACCTTGATCAGCGAGCTCGATTTCCACGGGCGCTCGCAGCTGCCGTGTATCGGCACCGAGCGCGCCGACTTGGTGGTCGCGGGATGCGCAATCCTCGATGCAATTCTCGACATTTGGCCCGCAAGCGAGCTCGGTATCGCCGATCGCGGCATTCGCGAGGGCATATTGCGCAGCCTGATGGCGCGGGACGGATATCAGCTATGA
- a CDS encoding GNAT family N-acetyltransferase, translating into MPFRHETDRLILRDWEEEDSRRFWDVMNTPAVMRWLGGPQKFEDWNEGFKRLQTYARDYGHCFWLVERKDDGELLGFCGLKRVNYEGAPNQGMPEVGWRFRESAWGKGYAKEAAIASLDLGFGRFGYDEIVALTMTGNEPSWRLMERLGMKERPDLSYHDGKYSDQYGPARQWVITADEWAAHRKTLGL; encoded by the coding sequence ATGCCGTTCCGTCATGAGACCGACCGCCTGATCCTACGTGATTGGGAGGAAGAAGACAGCCGCCGTTTCTGGGATGTGATGAACACGCCCGCGGTAATGAGATGGCTCGGCGGACCACAGAAGTTCGAGGACTGGAACGAGGGCTTCAAACGCCTCCAGACCTATGCGCGCGATTATGGTCATTGCTTCTGGCTGGTGGAACGCAAGGACGACGGCGAACTGCTCGGGTTCTGCGGGCTCAAGCGCGTCAATTACGAGGGCGCACCCAACCAGGGGATGCCCGAAGTCGGCTGGCGCTTTCGCGAAAGCGCGTGGGGCAAGGGCTATGCCAAGGAAGCCGCGATCGCTTCGCTCGACCTGGGCTTCGGCCGCTTCGGCTATGACGAGATCGTCGCGCTCACCATGACGGGGAACGAACCCAGTTGGCGCCTCATGGAACGGCTCGGCATGAAGGAACGGCCCGACCTTTCCTATCATGACGGCAAATATTCGGACCAATATGGCCCGGCGCGCCAGTGGGTCATCACGGCCGACGAATGGGCCGCGCACCGCAAGACTTTAGGGCTGTAG
- a CDS encoding APC family permease, translating into MQGKYKRDMGTLGVLFIVVNGLIGAGIFGLPEALHAAVGNFAPWLLLIGGALVMAIVICFAELTKLTDRSGGPQRYVGDAFGDYPGFVVGWTFFAARLISQGANVLVLVAYAAALWPVVGDGGGKVALIVAVLGGLTFINVIGIKRVVAVLGAMTVFKLLPLLVLMVVGIGAAASPGPVALPQFSAVEGIALAALYAFVGFENATIPAGETKDPRRAMPRALLLGLAVVTLIYFGLQWAYSHSAIAGTGPEAPLTALAGELGGDIGALLIAATIVMSVLANLTAGHTSASRMPPALADDGLLPAWFGKVSRWGTPANSIVFFGLGAILFSLWDDFLVLAAVSTLARLMAYIVSIMALPRLRRDAGRPAFNPVILIAAPIALSLSIWATTQTNSTHWLTLGGFAVVGTALYFIARRKPDAVPS; encoded by the coding sequence ATGCAGGGCAAGTATAAGCGCGACATGGGGACGCTCGGCGTCCTTTTCATTGTGGTCAACGGGCTGATCGGGGCCGGCATTTTCGGCCTTCCCGAGGCGCTGCATGCTGCCGTCGGCAACTTTGCGCCGTGGCTGCTGCTGATCGGCGGCGCGCTCGTGATGGCGATCGTGATCTGTTTTGCCGAGCTGACCAAGCTGACCGATCGGTCGGGCGGCCCGCAGCGCTATGTCGGCGATGCCTTTGGCGATTATCCCGGATTTGTCGTTGGCTGGACCTTTTTCGCCGCACGCCTGATCAGCCAGGGGGCAAATGTGCTCGTCTTGGTCGCCTACGCGGCGGCGCTTTGGCCCGTCGTGGGCGATGGTGGCGGAAAGGTGGCGCTGATTGTCGCGGTGCTGGGTGGGCTGACCTTCATCAACGTCATCGGCATCAAGCGCGTCGTCGCGGTGCTCGGCGCAATGACTGTTTTCAAGCTCTTGCCACTGCTCGTACTGATGGTCGTCGGCATCGGCGCGGCGGCCTCGCCGGGGCCGGTTGCATTGCCGCAATTCAGCGCTGTCGAAGGTATCGCGCTGGCTGCACTCTACGCCTTTGTCGGCTTTGAAAATGCGACGATCCCGGCGGGTGAAACGAAGGACCCCAGACGCGCCATGCCGCGCGCACTTCTTCTCGGGCTGGCCGTCGTTACCCTGATCTATTTCGGGCTGCAATGGGCCTACAGCCATAGCGCGATCGCGGGCACGGGCCCCGAGGCACCGCTTACCGCGCTGGCAGGCGAACTTGGCGGCGATATCGGCGCGCTGTTGATCGCCGCGACCATCGTGATGAGCGTGCTCGCCAACCTCACCGCAGGGCACACCTCGGCCAGCCGGATGCCGCCGGCGCTTGCCGATGATGGTTTGTTGCCGGCCTGGTTCGGCAAGGTGTCGCGCTGGGGCACCCCTGCCAACAGCATCGTCTTTTTCGGCCTGGGCGCGATCCTTTTCTCGCTATGGGATGATTTTCTCGTCCTGGCGGCGGTGAGCACGCTGGCGCGGCTGATGGCCTATATCGTCTCGATCATGGCGCTCCCCCGCCTGCGCCGCGATGCCGGACGCCCCGCTTTCAATCCGGTCATCCTGATTGCCGCGCCGATTGCGCTGTCGCTGAGCATCTGGGCCACGACGCAGACCAACAGCACGCATTGGTTGACGCTCGGCGGCTTCGCGGTAGTGGGCACGGCGCTGTACTTCATCGCGCGGAGGAAGCCTGATGCCGTTCCGTCATGA
- the hemB gene encoding porphobilinogen synthase — translation MSQYPALRMRRRRQAPWMRAMLTEHRLHPSDFIWPLFICEGEGEEQPITALRGVSRWSIDKLVEQVKMARDAGIPCVALFPNTPEDKRTEDEALNPDNLICRAVKAIKDAVPEIGVMTDVALDPYTPHGHDGVLAADGSVDNDATIALLTQQAVVQARAGADIVAPSDMMDGRIGAIRNALEENGHTNTAIMAYAAKYASSLYGPFREAVGSGDRLKGDKKGYQMNPANGDEAMAEVELDIAEGADFVMVKPGLLYLDVVARVSDTFDTPVFAYMTSGEYAMIEETAAAGAGDRDTMLMEALTAFKRAGATGILSYHALEVARKLR, via the coding sequence ATGAGCCAATATCCCGCGCTTCGCATGCGCCGCCGCCGGCAGGCCCCGTGGATGCGCGCGATGCTGACCGAGCATCGGTTGCATCCGTCCGATTTCATCTGGCCGCTCTTCATCTGTGAAGGCGAGGGCGAAGAGCAGCCGATCACCGCGCTGCGCGGCGTATCGCGCTGGTCGATCGACAAGCTTGTCGAGCAGGTGAAAATGGCCAGGGATGCGGGCATTCCCTGCGTGGCGCTGTTTCCCAACACGCCAGAAGACAAGCGCACCGAGGACGAGGCGCTCAATCCCGACAATCTCATCTGCCGCGCGGTCAAGGCGATCAAGGATGCGGTGCCCGAGATCGGCGTGATGACCGATGTCGCGCTCGACCCTTATACGCCGCACGGCCATGACGGCGTGCTGGCCGCCGATGGCAGCGTCGATAATGACGCGACGATCGCATTGCTCACACAGCAAGCAGTCGTACAGGCGCGCGCGGGCGCGGACATCGTCGCCCCCTCCGACATGATGGACGGCCGCATAGGTGCTATCCGCAATGCGCTCGAGGAAAACGGGCATACGAACACCGCGATCATGGCCTATGCGGCGAAATATGCATCGTCGCTCTACGGGCCGTTTCGCGAGGCCGTGGGTTCGGGCGATCGCCTGAAGGGTGACAAGAAGGGCTACCAGATGAACCCGGCCAACGGCGATGAGGCCATGGCCGAGGTCGAGCTGGACATCGCCGAAGGCGCGGACTTCGTGATGGTGAAGCCGGGGTTGCTCTATCTTGATGTCGTTGCGCGCGTCTCCGACACGTTCGACACGCCTGTCTTCGCCTACATGACGAGCGGCGAATATGCGATGATCGAGGAAACCGCCGCAGCCGGCGCCGGTGATCGCGACACGATGCTGATGGAAGCGCTGACCGCCTTCAAACGCGCAGGCGCAACCGGCATTTTGAGCTACCATGCACTGGAGGTCGCGCGTAAGCTTCGCTGA
- a CDS encoding valine--tRNA ligase — protein sequence MSELAKTFEPKAIEAKWYQHWEDNGLFRPERPGAESYTIVNPPPNVTGSLHIGHALDNTLQDIMIRYERLRGKDALWVVGVDHAGIATQMVVERQMEANQDKRTNYSREDFVKKVWEWKEESGGTITRQLRRLGCSMDWSREQFTMDPHFSEAVLKVFVDLYNEGLIYRDKRLVNWDPKLKTAISDLEVENEEVAGHMWHFKYPLQDGETYTYVERDEDGNVTLTEERDYISIATTRPETMLGDGAVAVHPDDERYAPIVGKLCEIPVGPKEHRRLIPIITDDYPDPGFGSGAVKITGAHDENDYGVASRNNIPMYRLMDEVAAMRTDGAPYAEAAARAVEIAKGAETNAKEVDSLNLVPDEYRGLDRYEARKRVVADIDAEGNMIMVEDKMIMQPFGDRGGVVIEPMLTDQWYVNAEELAKKPIEAVKKGDIDIVPKTWEKTFFNWMENIQPWCVSRQLWWGHRIPAWYDADGKVYVAMTEEEAQAQAGEGVALKRDEDVLDTWFSSALWPFATLGWPEETELLKKHYPNDLLVSGFDILFFWDARMMMMGRQLTGENPWPKLYLHGLVRAADGQKMSKSKGNVVDPLGLIDQYGADALRFFMAAMESQGRDIKMDDKRVEGYRNFGTKIWNAARFLQANGIGGSDTISAPAATKPVNRWIIGEVVETLGRLEKAFDEIRFDGMADAIYRFAWGTFCDWYLELIKGDIDDETKAVAAWAFDQILVMLHPFMPFITEELWGAMGKRDYELIVAKWPEPRAEVDMAAKAEVETAIALVSEIRALRAELNIPWSSRLTLHPLEDGAAKGGASLDRMAKADMGEKIDTAPAGSAQVVVQGKSYCVPLADAIDLDAERGRLAKAVEAAEKEVKSLDGRLNNPNFVERAKPEAVEKARADHASRSQEASRLRAALERLG from the coding sequence ATGAGCGAACTCGCGAAGACATTCGAGCCCAAGGCCATCGAGGCCAAGTGGTACCAGCATTGGGAAGATAACGGCCTGTTCCGCCCTGAGCGGCCCGGCGCCGAGTCCTATACCATAGTCAACCCGCCGCCCAACGTCACGGGCAGCCTCCATATCGGGCACGCGCTCGATAATACGCTGCAGGACATCATGATCCGATACGAGCGGCTGCGCGGCAAGGATGCGCTGTGGGTCGTGGGCGTCGATCATGCTGGCATCGCCACGCAGATGGTGGTCGAGCGGCAGATGGAAGCCAACCAGGACAAGCGCACCAATTATTCGCGCGAGGACTTCGTCAAGAAGGTCTGGGAATGGAAGGAAGAGAGCGGGGGCACGATCACGCGCCAGCTGCGCCGCCTCGGCTGCTCGATGGACTGGAGCCGCGAGCAGTTCACCATGGACCCGCACTTTTCCGAAGCGGTGCTCAAGGTCTTTGTCGACCTTTACAATGAGGGCCTGATCTACCGCGACAAGCGGCTGGTCAATTGGGATCCCAAGCTGAAGACCGCCATTTCCGATCTCGAGGTCGAGAATGAGGAAGTCGCGGGCCACATGTGGCACTTCAAATATCCGCTGCAGGATGGTGAGACCTACACCTACGTCGAGAGGGACGAGGATGGGAATGTGACGCTCACTGAAGAGCGCGACTATATTTCGATCGCCACCACGCGGCCCGAAACGATGCTCGGCGACGGCGCGGTCGCGGTGCATCCCGATGACGAGCGCTATGCGCCCATCGTAGGCAAGCTGTGCGAAATCCCGGTGGGGCCCAAGGAGCATCGTCGCCTCATCCCGATCATCACCGATGATTATCCCGATCCCGGTTTCGGCTCGGGCGCGGTCAAGATCACCGGCGCGCATGACGAGAACGATTATGGCGTCGCCAGCCGCAACAATATCCCGATGTATCGCCTGATGGACGAGGTCGCGGCGATGCGCACCGATGGCGCGCCCTATGCCGAGGCTGCAGCGCGCGCGGTCGAGATCGCCAAGGGGGCCGAGACCAACGCCAAGGAAGTCGACAGCCTCAACCTCGTGCCCGACGAATATCGCGGGCTCGACCGCTACGAGGCGCGCAAGCGCGTGGTCGCGGACATCGATGCCGAGGGCAATATGATCATGGTCGAGGACAAGATGATCATGCAGCCCTTTGGCGATCGCGGCGGCGTGGTGATCGAACCGATGCTGACCGACCAGTGGTATGTGAATGCCGAGGAGCTGGCGAAGAAGCCGATCGAGGCCGTCAAGAAGGGCGACATCGATATCGTGCCCAAGACCTGGGAAAAGACTTTTTTCAACTGGATGGAGAATATCCAGCCCTGGTGCGTGAGCCGCCAGCTATGGTGGGGTCACCGCATCCCGGCCTGGTATGACGCCGACGGCAAGGTCTATGTCGCCATGACCGAAGAGGAAGCGCAGGCGCAGGCCGGTGAGGGCGTGGCGCTCAAGCGCGATGAAGACGTGCTCGACACGTGGTTCTCCTCGGCGCTGTGGCCCTTCGCGACGCTCGGTTGGCCCGAAGAGACCGAGCTTCTCAAAAAGCACTATCCCAATGACCTGCTCGTCTCGGGCTTCGACATCCTCTTCTTCTGGGATGCGCGCATGATGATGATGGGGCGCCAGCTGACGGGCGAGAACCCGTGGCCCAAGCTCTATTTGCATGGTCTCGTGCGCGCTGCCGACGGGCAGAAAATGTCCAAGTCGAAGGGCAATGTCGTCGATCCGCTCGGCCTCATCGACCAGTATGGAGCCGATGCGCTGCGCTTTTTCATGGCGGCAATGGAAAGCCAGGGCCGCGACATCAAGATGGACGACAAGCGGGTCGAGGGCTATCGCAACTTCGGCACCAAGATCTGGAACGCCGCGCGATTCCTGCAAGCCAACGGCATCGGCGGCAGCGACACGATCAGTGCGCCCGCCGCGACCAAGCCGGTCAATCGCTGGATCATCGGCGAAGTCGTCGAGACGCTTGGCCGTCTCGAAAAGGCGTTTGACGAAATACGCTTCGACGGCATGGCCGACGCAATCTACCGTTTTGCCTGGGGCACGTTTTGCGACTGGTACCTCGAGCTCATCAAGGGCGATATCGACGATGAGACCAAGGCGGTCGCGGCGTGGGCGTTCGACCAGATCCTGGTCATGCTCCACCCCTTCATGCCCTTCATCACCGAAGAGCTGTGGGGCGCGATGGGCAAGCGCGATTATGAGTTGATCGTCGCCAAGTGGCCCGAGCCGCGCGCTGAAGTCGACATGGCTGCCAAGGCCGAGGTCGAGACCGCCATCGCGCTGGTCAGCGAGATCCGCGCGCTGCGGGCTGAACTGAACATTCCCTGGTCGAGCCGCCTTACGCTTCATCCGCTCGAGGATGGCGCGGCAAAGGGCGGCGCCTCGCTCGATCGCATGGCGAAAGCCGACATGGGCGAGAAGATCGACACCGCGCCCGCCGGATCGGCGCAGGTCGTCGTGCAGGGCAAGAGCTATTGCGTGCCGCTGGCCGACGCCATCGACCTGGATGCCGAGCGCGGGCGCCTCGCCAAGGCAGTCGAAGCCGCCGAGAAGGAAGTGAAGAGCCTCGACGGGCGTCTTAACAACCCCAACTTCGTTGAACGGGCCAAGCCCGAGGCAGTCGAGAAAGCGCGCGCCGACCATGCTTCGCGCTCACAAGAGGCTTCGCGGCTGCGCGCCGCATTGGAGCGCCTCGGATGA
- a CDS encoding dipeptidyl-peptidase 5: protein MRNILALTALAAATALTPFAAEARPLTAQDLVEMKRLGGVSLSPDEDVVLYSVSEASEDHASRSSTYYVHSLVTGTALPVDALKELEGRSARFGADGAIWFISGSTGSDQIKRLLPDGTVEQVSDLGGGSIDDFVLAPNAASVVLIASRHLDCADFECANVKPESASADNALEYDEIFVRHWDTWVTPGTKSRLFGYRIQGGKMVGGQPLDRGLTGNTPSKPFGGSEEISIAPGGEAVYFSQRTGGNDEPTSYNLDIYYSPIDGAMAPYNLTSNNPAYDNQPTVSPDGQTLAYVAMARPDYESDRRVLHLRNLATGEVHALTGDWDTSIGSLTWTPDGSALIVGVGEVMEHPLYRVEVATGERTALTMRGNAGGAIPMRDGRLIYTLNSIVEPIDLFLKDGDEVTRLTDLNRDVLDELDPVRFEKFSFDGADGDTVWGFTLKPAEAEGELPIAFVVHGGPQGSFGNSWSTRWNPRALSGGRYAVVSVDFHGSTGYGQDFVDSINKDWGGKPLEDLKLGLSHALEQDDQLAGDRICALGASYGGYMMNWIEGNWPDRFDCLINHNGLFDMRSFYYSTEELWFPRWDMGGSYAEASETYERWNPVNYVENWKTPMLVVLGLRDYRVPYSQGLGAFTALQERDVPSKLLVFPDENHWVLNGANSIRWHQEVHDWMDHWTKEDGPDRSLDTME from the coding sequence ATGAGAAATATCCTCGCGCTGACCGCGCTCGCCGCCGCCACTGCCCTCACGCCCTTCGCCGCCGAGGCGCGGCCGCTGACAGCGCAGGATCTCGTCGAAATGAAGCGGCTTGGCGGCGTCTCGCTGTCACCCGACGAGGACGTGGTTCTCTACTCGGTCAGCGAAGCGAGCGAAGACCATGCGTCGCGCAGTTCGACCTACTACGTCCACTCGCTCGTTACGGGCACGGCATTGCCGGTCGATGCGCTCAAGGAATTGGAAGGCCGTTCGGCGCGCTTTGGTGCCGACGGTGCGATCTGGTTCATTTCGGGCTCGACGGGCAGCGACCAGATCAAGCGGCTGCTGCCAGACGGCACGGTGGAACAGGTGAGCGACCTTGGCGGCGGCAGTATCGATGATTTCGTGCTTGCTCCCAACGCGGCCAGCGTGGTGCTGATCGCATCGCGCCATCTCGATTGCGCGGACTTCGAATGCGCCAACGTCAAACCCGAGTCCGCGAGCGCGGACAATGCGCTCGAATATGACGAGATCTTCGTGCGCCACTGGGACACGTGGGTAACGCCGGGTACGAAATCGCGGCTGTTCGGTTACCGGATCCAAGGGGGCAAGATGGTCGGCGGGCAGCCGCTCGATCGCGGTCTAACCGGCAACACGCCGTCCAAGCCGTTCGGCGGCAGCGAAGAAATCAGCATCGCGCCGGGCGGCGAGGCGGTTTATTTCTCGCAGCGCACCGGCGGCAATGACGAACCGACCTCGTACAATCTCGACATTTACTACTCGCCGATCGACGGCGCGATGGCGCCGTATAACCTCACGTCGAACAATCCGGCCTACGATAACCAGCCCACGGTTTCGCCCGACGGGCAGACGCTCGCCTATGTCGCGATGGCGCGGCCCGATTACGAAAGCGATCGGCGTGTCCTCCACCTCCGCAACCTGGCCACGGGCGAGGTCCATGCGCTGACCGGAGATTGGGATACCAGCATCGGATCGCTGACCTGGACCCCCGATGGCAGCGCGCTGATCGTGGGTGTGGGCGAGGTGATGGAACATCCGCTCTACCGCGTCGAGGTCGCGACTGGCGAACGCACCGCGCTCACCATGCGCGGCAATGCGGGCGGCGCAATCCCGATGCGTGATGGGCGCCTGATCTACACGCTCAACAGCATCGTCGAGCCGATCGATCTGTTCCTGAAAGATGGCGATGAAGTGACGCGGCTTACCGATCTCAACCGCGACGTGCTCGACGAGCTCGATCCCGTACGATTCGAGAAATTCTCGTTCGACGGCGCTGACGGTGACACGGTCTGGGGCTTCACGCTCAAGCCCGCTGAAGCGGAGGGCGAATTGCCGATCGCGTTCGTCGTCCACGGCGGGCCGCAGGGCAGCTTCGGCAACAGCTGGTCGACCCGCTGGAACCCCCGCGCATTGTCGGGCGGGCGCTATGCGGTCGTGTCGGTCGATTTCCATGGCAGTACCGGATACGGGCAGGACTTCGTCGACAGCATCAACAAGGACTGGGGCGGCAAGCCGCTGGAAGACCTCAAGCTCGGCCTTTCCCATGCGCTGGAGCAGGATGACCAGCTTGCGGGCGATCGCATCTGTGCGCTCGGCGCGTCCTATGGCGGCTACATGATGAACTGGATCGAAGGGAACTGGCCCGACCGCTTCGACTGCCTGATCAACCATAATGGCCTCTTCGACATGCGCAGCTTCTATTATTCGACCGAGGAATTGTGGTTCCCGCGCTGGGACATGGGGGGCAGCTATGCCGAGGCCAGCGAGACCTATGAAAGGTGGAACCCGGTCAATTATGTCGAGAACTGGAAGACCCCGATGCTCGTCGTCTTGGGGCTGCGCGACTACCGCGTGCCCTATAGCCAAGGGCTGGGCGCCTTTACCGCGCTCCAGGAGCGCGATGTTCCCTCCAAGCTGCTGGTCTTCCCCGATGAAAATCACTGGGTTCTCAACGGTGCCAACTCGATCCGCTGGCATCAGGAAGTGCATGACTGGATGGACCACTGGACCAAGGAAGACGGCCCCGATCGCAGCCTCGACACGATGGAGTAG
- a CDS encoding DUF2497 domain-containing protein, producing the protein MDEILASIKKVIAEEKEFLAPKGGGKDGDGDDVLELDETMVEEPQDGTGHEPAVPPASLMAEDAAASSKGAFDELEEVTAKNPAAAAGNPLEEMIRDMLRPMLKQYLDEKLPSIIEAQVKAEISRITGRKL; encoded by the coding sequence ATGGATGAGATTCTCGCCTCGATCAAAAAGGTGATCGCGGAAGAGAAGGAATTTCTTGCGCCCAAGGGCGGCGGCAAGGACGGCGATGGCGACGATGTCCTCGAACTCGACGAAACCATGGTCGAGGAGCCGCAGGACGGGACGGGGCACGAGCCTGCGGTGCCGCCAGCAAGCCTCATGGCGGAAGACGCGGCGGCTAGCAGCAAGGGCGCCTTCGACGAACTTGAAGAAGTCACCGCCAAAAACCCGGCGGCCGCGGCGGGCAATCCGCTCGAAGAGATGATCCGCGACATGCTGCGCCCGATGCTCAAGCAGTATCTCGACGAAAAGCTGCCGAGCATTATCGAAGCGCAGGTGAAGGCCGAAATCAGCCGGATCACGGGCCGCAAGCTCTAG